A DNA window from Gigantopelta aegis isolate Gae_Host chromosome 4, Gae_host_genome, whole genome shotgun sequence contains the following coding sequences:
- the LOC121371244 gene encoding adenosine receptor A1-like, translated as MAELIQSENATNTSFFEDSSKNGSFIREGYLDLTLFGKIFAGIDLFFAPWIIFGNTLILIAVYFEHKLHTIPNAFIASLAVADLLVGLVTIPLYVVFYLKLPNVEKNKYLCLFRTSMALYSCGSSLLNLLLMSFDRYLAVIYPLRYHALMTPKRAKNALIVLWVFITVVSFVPLTGWNAWKDGSVCDLYAVLAREHIYFSVHFLVLCCLTLTTILYSRIFYVAHSHRKQIQASSKLNAAATRRREREFKSAKVMSLILLLFVLFWLPYLTCGILKIFKSLTWDVVEVSKSFALCLSLSNSMVNPIVYSLLKKDFRKVFQNFLFSWFRCCTVCRTTNTRHVVNISEDSSTTEFSMCLRKSSSVF; from the coding sequence ATGGCAGAGTTAATTCAGTCGGAAAATGCCACAAACACATCATTCTTTGAAGACAGTTCCAAAAATGGATCGTTTATACGTGAAGGATATCTGGATCTGACAttatttggtaaaatatttGCAGGAATTGACTTATTTTTTGCTCCATGGATTATTTTTGGAAACACACTAATTCTAATTGCAGTGTATTTTGAACATAAACTTCATACAATCCCCAATGCATTTATTGCAAGTTTGGCTGTGGCAGATCTTCTAGTCGGCCTTGTGACAATACCACTTTACGTGGTCTTCTACCTAAAACTTCCAAATGTGGAAAAGAACAAATACCTTTGTCTCTTTAGAACCAGCATGGCACTCTACTCTTGTGGGTCATCTTTGTTGAACTTATTACTGATGTCTTTTGATCGTTACCTTGCTGTGATTTACCCTCTGAGGTATCATGCACTGATGACCCCGAAGAGGGCTAAGAATGCTTTGATTGTTCTGTGGGTTTTCATCACAGTTGTCAGCTTCGTTCCTCTAACTGGTTGGAATGCCTGGAAAGATGGCTCAGTGTGCGACCTCTATGCTGTGTTGGCTCGTGAACACATTTACTTTTCGGTCCATTTTCTAGTTTTATGCTGTCTCACATTGACAACAATCCTGTACTCACGGATCTTCTATGTGGCTCACTCGCATCGTAAACAGATACAAGCATCAAGTAAATTAAATGCTGCAGCAACTAGAAGACGGGAAAGAGAGTTCAAGTCGGCCAAAGTGATGTCTTTgattttgttgctttttgtattGTTCTGGCTGCCCTATTTGACTTGCGGTATACTCAAGATCTTCAAATCTCTTACATGGGATGTGGTGGAAGTCTCAAAGAGTTTCGCTCTGTGTTTGAGTCTGAGCAACTCCATGGTAAATCCAATTGTGTACTCTCTATTGAAAAAAGACTTCAGGAAAGTTTTtcaaaactttttgttttcatggTTTCGTTGCTGCACAGTATGCAGAACCACAAACACTAGACATGTTGTGAATATATCGGAAGACAGTTCAACAACTGAATTTAGCATGTGTTTGAGGAAATCTTCATCTGTATTTTAA
- the LOC121371246 gene encoding probable G-protein coupled receptor No9 — MAELIRLENATNAFFEDSSKNGSLDMILFGKIFAGIDLFFAPWIIFGNTLVLIAVYFEHKLHTIPNAFIASLAVADLLVGLVTIPLCTVFYLKLPNVEHNKYLCLFRISTSLYSCGASLLNLLLMSFDRYLAVIYPLRYHALMTPNRAKNALIVLWVFITVISFVPLTGWNTWKDGSVCDLYEVLAREHIYFSVHFLVLSCLTLTIILYSRIFYVAHSHRKNIQATSKLNVAARRQKEYKSAKVMSLISLLFVLFWLPYLTCGILKIFKSLTWDVVEVSKSFALCLSFSNSMVNPIVYSLLKTDFRKVFQNYFFSRFRCYTVCRTANTINVNISEDSKTTQFNLK, encoded by the coding sequence AAAAATGGATCTCTGGATATGATAttatttggtaaaatatttGCAGGAATCGACTTATTTTTTGCTCCATGGATTATTTTTGGAAACACACTTGTTCTAATTGCAGTGTATTTTGAACATAAACTTCATACAATCCCCAATGCATTTATTGCTAGTTTGGCCGTGGCAGATCTTCTAGTCGGCCTTGTGACAATACCACTTTGCACAGTCTTCTACTTGAAACTTCCAAATGTCGAACACAACAAATACCTTTGTCTCTTTCGAATCAGCACGTCACTGTACTCTTGTGGGGCATCCTTGTTGAACTTATTACTGATGTCTTTTGATCGTTACCTTGCTGTGATTTACCCTCTGAGGTACCATGCACTGATGACCCCGAACAGGGCTAAGAATGCTTTGATTGTTCTGTGGGTTTTTATCACGGTCATCAGCTTCGTTCCCCTAACGGGTTGGAATACCTGGAAAGATGGCTCAGTGTGCGACCTCTATGAAGTGTTGGCTCGTGAACACATTTACTTTTCGGTCCATTTTCTAGTTTTAAGCTGTCTCACATTGACAATAATCCTGTACTCACGGATCTTCTACGTGGCTCACTCGCATCGTAAAAACATACAAGCAACAAGTAAATTAAATGTTGCAGCAAGACGGCAAAAAGAGTACAAGTCGGCCAAAGTGATGTCTTTGATTTCGTTGCTTTTCGTATTGTTCTGGCTGCCCTATTTGACTTGCGGTATACTCAAGATCTTCAAATCTCTTACATGGGATGTGGTGGAAGTCTCAAAGAGTTTTGCTCTGTGTTTGAGTTTCAGCAACTCCATGGTAAATCCAATTGTGTACTCTCTATTGAAAACAGACTTCAGGAAggtttttcaaaattattttttttcacgGTTTCGTTGCTACACAGTATGTAGAACGGCAAACACTATAAATGTGAATATATCGGAAGACAGTAAAACAACTCAGTTTAATTTGAAGTAA